One genomic segment of Panicum virgatum strain AP13 chromosome 2N, P.virgatum_v5, whole genome shotgun sequence includes these proteins:
- the LOC120661768 gene encoding pimeloyl-[acyl-carrier protein] methyl ester esterase-like: MASAAAPSPLPVASFSAPRAVAAAGTHPLGFPRRLKPSTGVSPRSSLRVVASGSRVDPVEERAPVAPLTGVPVPAGASPPGSSLEPQPQVSTGTWKWRGYNIRYQQAGTSGPALVLIHGFGANSDHWRKNVPVLAMANRVYAIDLIGYGYSDKPNPREIGENFYTFETWGEQLNMFCAEVVKSEAFFICNSIGGLVGLQAAVMEPQKCKGIVLLDISLRMLHIKKQPWFGKPFIKSFQSLLR; encoded by the exons atggCGAGCGCGGCCGCTCCGAGTCCCCTCCCCGTGGCTTCCTTCTCCGCGCCCCGCGCGGTCGCGGCCGCGGGCACCCACCCGCTTGGGTTCCCGAGGCGTCTCAAACCCTCCACGGGAGTCTCGCCGCGCTCCAGCCTGCGCGTCGTGGCCTCCGGCTCCAGGGTGGACCCGGTCGAGGAGAGAGCTCCCGTCGCGCCGCTCACGGGCGTCCCTGTTCCGGCCGGCGCGTCCCCGCCGGGCTCGTCGCTGGAGCCTCAGCCCCAAGTAAGCACCGG CACATGGAAATGGAGGGGCTACAACATTCGCTACCAGCAGGCCGGGACTTCGGGCCCTGCATTGGTTCTGATCCATGGGTTTGGGGCGAACAG TGATCATTGGCGGAAAAATGTTCCTGTTCTTGCCATGGCAAATAGGGTGTATGCAATAGATCTAATTGGTTATGGCTATTCTGATAAGCCTAATCCGCGTGAGATTGGAGAGAACTTTTATACTTTTGAGACATGGGGAGAGCAGCTGAATATGTTTTGTGCTGAAGTGGTCAAGAGTGAAGCTTTCTTCATATGCAATTCAATTGGAG GGCTTGTTGGTCTTCAGGCAGCCGTTATGGAACCTCAGAAATGCAAGGGAATTGTTTTATTGGATATTTCACTAAGAATGCTTCATATCAAGAAGCAGCCGTGGTTTGGAAAGCCTTTCATCAAATCTTTCCAAAGTCTCCTAAGGTAA
- the LOC120662896 gene encoding uncharacterized hydrolase YugF-like, with protein sequence MAWACKPKHVYVSYAQAKALTDNNIKLDVLKRYLILISSEACYHDTSAVTDELVQIILQPGLDPGAVDVFLEFICYSGGPLPEELLPLVKCPVLVAWGEKDPWEPVELGRAYASFDTVEDFVVLPDVGHCPQDEAPELVNPLVQSFVERHS encoded by the exons ATGGCTTGGGCTTGTAAGCCTAAACAT GTGTATGTGTCTTATGCACAAGCCAAGGCTCTCACAGACAATAACATTAAACTAGATGTTTTGAAGAGGTATCTTATCTTAATATCCTCTGAGGCT TGCTATCATGACACATCTGCAGTGACAGATGAGCTAGTTCAGATTATTCTACAGCCAGGGCTTGATCCAGGCGCAGTGGATGTATTCCTTGAGTTCATCTGCTACTCTGGAGGACCTCTACCTGAAGAGTTGCTTCCATTGGTGAAG TGTCCAGTTTTGGTAGCATGGGGGGAGAAGGACCCATGGGAGCCTGTGGAGCTTGGAAGAGCATATGCATCTTTTGATACAGTTGAAGATTTTGTTGTCTTGCCAGATGTTGGACACTGCCCTCAG GATGAAGCACCTGAGCTTGTAAATCCACTTGTCCAATCATTTGTTGAGCGTCATAGTTAG
- the LOC120661767 gene encoding uncharacterized protein LOC120661767 — translation MRRRRSCLPCVPMGTEALPIERQFVPPAVLPSWPASAVSDGGFARGSIDLGGLEVRQITTFDKVWSTSQGGQHGVGATFFKPSPVPPCFSVLGHYAQPNSRPLFGHVLVARDTSGTGGLLAAPVDYKLVWSSPDGAGHFWLRTAPDGYKAVGAVVTATSDKPSPEEVRCVRADFTDACETEESVLSSDKDGFSAATLRPAVRGIDARGVHVGTFLAQSSATPGGASTLARLKNNSARYTSSMPALAQVNSLLAAYAPHVYLHPNEPYLPSSVTWFFENGALLYQKGSQTPTPVAADGSNLPQGGGNDGGYWLELPVDSKQREMVKKGDLAGAKVYVQAKPILGGTVTDLAVWIFYPFNRPGRAKVGILTIPLGEIDEHVGDWEHVTLRASNFSGELLRMYFSQHSAGTWVEASQLEYLGGDGGNRPVAYASLHGHALYPKAGLVLQGDARLGVGIRNDTARGSWLDTGGAGRCELVSAEYLGVAEPAWLGFEREWGPREEYDIGREINRVARILPRSARERLAKLVEKVLVGDGPTGPKMHGSWRNDEREA, via the exons ATGCGAAGGAGAAGGTCGTGCTTGCCTTGCGTGCCCATGGGAACGGAGGCGCTGCCCATCGAGAGGCAATTCGTTCCTCCGGCCGTGCTACCGTCGTGGCCGGCCTCAGCAG TTTCAGATGGAGGATTTGCAAGGGGAAGCATAGACCtcggaggcctcgaggtgcGGCAAATCACCACGTTCGACAAGGTTTGGTCCACCTCGCAAGGCGGCCAGCACGGCGTCGGCGCCACCTTCTTCAAGCCCTCGCCTGTCCCTCCCTGCTTCTCCGTGCTCGGCCACTACGCGCAGCCCAACAGCCGGCCTCTCTTCGGCCACGTGCTCGTCGCTCGGGACACGTCCGGTACGGGAGGGCTCCTTGCCGCGCCCGTCGACTACAAACTCGTCTGGTCCAGCCCGGACGGCGCCGGCCATTTCTGGCTCCGGACGGCGCCAGACGGTTACAAGGCGGTGGGCGCGGTGGTCACCGCCACGTCTGACAAACCTTCGCCCGAGGAGGTCCGGTGCGTCCGCGCCGACTTCACCGATGCGTGTGAGACCGAGGAGTCGGTGCTCAGCAGTGACAAGGACGGCTTCAGCGCTGCCACTCTGAGGCCGGCGGTCCGTGGCATCGACGCCCGTGGCGTGCACGTCGGCACCTTCCTCGCCCAGAGCAGCGCGACGCCGGGCGGCGCCTCGACGTTGGCGCGCCTGAAGAACAACAGCGCGCGTTACACGTCCTCCATGCCTGCCCTGGCCCAGGTGAACTCCCTCCTCGCGGCCTACGCGCCGCACGTGTACCTACATCCGAACGAGCCCTACTTGCCTTCGTCGGTGACGTGGTTCTTCGAGAACGGCGCGCTGCTGTACCAGAAGGGCAGCCAGACCCCGACGCCGGTGGCCGCCGACGGGTCGAACCTCCCGCAAGGCGGCGGCAACGACGGCGGGTACTGGCTTGAACTACCGGTGGACAGCAAGCAGAGGGAGATGGTCAAGAAGGGTGACCTCGCCGGCGCGAAGGTGTACGTGCAGGCGAAGCCGATACTGGGCGGGACGGTGACCGACCTCGCCGTGTGGATCTTCTACCCGTTCAACCGGCCGGGGCGTGCCAAGGTGGGCATCCTCACGATCCCGCTGGGCGAGATCGACGAGCACGTCGGCGACTGGGAGCACGTGACGCTGCGCGCGAGCAacttctccggcgagctcctccggaTGTACTTCTCGCAGCACAGCGCGGGCACGTGGGTGGAGGCGTCGCAGCTGGAGTACCTCGGCGGGGACGGCGGGAACAGGCCGGTGGCGTACGCGTCACTGCACGGGCACGCGCTCTACCCCAAGGCTGGTCTGGTCCTGCAGGGCGACGCGAGGTTGGGTGTTGGGATCCGGAATGACACCGCCAGGGGCAGCTGGCTGGAcaccggcggcgccgggcggtgCGAGTTGGTGTCGGCGGAGTACCTCGGCGTGGCGGAGCCGGCATGGCTCGGGTTCGAGCGCGAGTGGGGGCCGAGGGAGGAGTACGACATCGGGCGCGAGATCAACCGCGTGGCGAGGATCCTGCCGCGGTCGGCGAGGGAACGGCTGGCCAAGCTGGTGGAGAAGGTGCTCGTCGGTGATGGGCCGACGGGGCCCAAGATGCACGGCAGCTGGAGAAACGACGAGAGGGAGGCCTGA
- the LOC120661769 gene encoding uncharacterized protein LOC120661769 — protein MAAATANAVNTVTGYLKSIEPLNGTNYPSWYKDVQVAIAVCEYDLALRQDKPAEPADPNGDRTAIEKWERSDRMANMIIKNTITPAICGAIPDKDQDGNDLSAKAYLAKVEENFKSSSKTYASTLVMKMLTSQYDGQNGIREHIMSMCDMANKLKTLDMAISDGFLVHFIMTSLPVQYSPFKISYNTQKATWSMAELISYCVEEEERQKAERMKDAVNMVSERFGRVSMSNTPKYQAESGSSRQHKRKFKGHKSKAVSHKKTSNERLCKFCKSPKHEQKDCHGFKEWLKNKGIQFDPNYKRRGAKSKSG, from the exons atggctgctgcaactgctaacgctg tgaacacTGTGACGGGCTACCTGAAGTCCATTGAGCCCCTAAATGGCACCAACTACCCCAGCTGGTATAAAGATGTTCAGGTGGCCATTGCTGTGTGCGAGTATGATCTCGCCTTACGTCAAGATAAGCCAGCAGAGCCCGCTGATCCCAATGGTGATCGTACTGCCATTGAGAAGTGGGAGAGATCAGACAGGATGGCCAACATGATCATTAAGAACACGATCACTCCGGCCATCTGTGGTGCTATTCCTGATAAGGACCAGGATGGTAATGATCTGAGCGCCAAGGCATACCTTGCCAAGGTGGAGGAGAACTTTAAGAGTTCTTCCAAGACTTATGCTAGCACCCTGGTCATGAAGATGCTGACTTCACAGTATGATGGGCAAAATGGAATCAGGGAGCACATTATGagcatgtgtgacatggcaaatAAGCTGAAGACACTGGATATGGCTATCTCTGATGGTTTTCTGGTGCACTTCATCATGACTTCTCTGCCAGTACAGTACAGTCCTTTCAAAATAAGCTACAACACTCAGAAGGCGACTTGGAGCATGGCTGAGCTCATTAGCTACtgtgttgaggaagaagaaaggcagaaagctgAAAGGATGAAGGATGCTGTCAACATGGTCAGCGAGCGCTTTGGGCGTGTTAGCATGAGCAACACTCCTAAGTATCAGGCTGAGtctggcagcagcaggcagcataaGAGAAAGTTTAAGGGCCATAAGAGCAAGGCCGTGTCACATAAGAAGACCTCTAATGAGAGGCTGTGCAAGTTCTGCAAGTCACCTAAACATGAGCAGAAGGATTGTCATGGATTTAAGGAGTGGCTTAAGAACAAAG GTATTCAGTTCGATCCGAACTATAAGAGAAGGGGAGCGAAGTCTAAGAGTGGCTGA